A single genomic interval of bacterium harbors:
- a CDS encoding glycosyltransferase, translating into MDKSFIKDKDLVRSIRNKLKQQNKKIPYNTRPRIFIAVKNINWEKAGLVDSWNKIADVVHYDWGEEYNQYSLDWHTIKKNEFNNILLEKVKEAHLQKPIHIFFGYLSGRWVFRETIQQINEMGIITINFGFDDTSCFWGKKETTGWSGNGEIASIFDVCITAQSRKDVEKYLSVGATPLFVPPGANEKVFGKERRTIQKNIPVSFIGQNYGIRTGIIEMLKKNGIPVYARGKEWPEGEVSQEEMIRIYHNSFITLGFGYTKDAKAMKGRDFEVPMTGVAYLTTYNEELSNYFELDKEILFYRNEKELLKRVKYYIAHPEETIRIGINARKRALREHTWEKRWLEVLKVLGDGDLQSELAGRYGKGEKVEASLSETDSTCQIREIVALHSKKENLEYPIKKINLVGVFSNKWGVEYHVLDAFQQLGYEIKTFDSRKESLSNVIYSSADITIVLQGHGIPPGVIKFFPKPTVVWYGELIHQRSEIADWRSKINAENLKQNISAFDMFFHHDYSALNEIRELGGKNVFWVSTSGVNPKIHKKIDTPKIYDIGFSGLISPRRQEILNSLQKEGINIVYKSVYGEELNCFINQCKIFLNLHFTELLNTETRLHEILGTGTFALTEEISMPDMFANGKHLIYWKVHDFDDLVKKIKYYLENEDEREHIAKAGYQLVHQHYRYVDRCEKILSIVSGNWCVPILNLQEYDSSLGIMFDKRGQVTNSVDSFRQAVLKELLEKDE; encoded by the coding sequence ATGGATAAGAGTTTTATAAAAGACAAGGATTTGGTAAGGTCAATCAGAAATAAATTGAAACAGCAGAACAAAAAAATACCTTATAATACCCGTCCAAGAATTTTTATTGCCGTAAAAAACATTAATTGGGAAAAAGCCGGTTTAGTGGATTCATGGAATAAGATTGCGGATGTTGTCCATTATGATTGGGGAGAAGAATATAATCAATATTCCTTAGATTGGCATACTATTAAAAAAAATGAGTTTAATAATATATTGTTAGAAAAAGTGAAAGAAGCGCATTTGCAAAAGCCAATCCATATTTTTTTTGGGTATCTTTCCGGTAGATGGGTTTTTAGAGAAACCATACAACAGATAAATGAAATGGGTATAATAACGATAAATTTTGGTTTTGATGATACGAGTTGTTTTTGGGGCAAGAAAGAAACAACAGGGTGGAGTGGAAATGGAGAAATAGCCTCTATTTTTGATGTTTGTATTACTGCACAGAGTAGGAAGGATGTGGAAAAATATTTGTCAGTTGGCGCGACACCTTTATTTGTTCCTCCCGGGGCAAATGAGAAGGTTTTTGGGAAAGAGAGAAGAACAATTCAAAAAAATATACCCGTTAGTTTTATAGGACAAAACTACGGTATCCGTACCGGGATTATTGAAATGCTAAAAAAGAATGGAATCCCTGTTTATGCAAGAGGCAAGGAGTGGCCTGAAGGTGAGGTTTCACAAGAAGAAATGATTAGAATTTATCATAATTCATTTATTACTTTAGGATTTGGATATACGAAAGATGCAAAAGCAATGAAAGGCAGAGACTTTGAGGTTCCAATGACCGGAGTTGCATATTTAACCACTTATAATGAAGAATTATCCAATTATTTTGAACTGGACAAAGAAATTCTTTTTTATCGAAATGAAAAAGAACTTCTAAAGAGAGTAAAGTATTATATTGCCCATCCCGAAGAAACTATAAGGATTGGTATTAATGCGAGAAAAAGGGCGCTTAGAGAACATACATGGGAAAAACGTTGGTTGGAAGTTTTGAAAGTTTTGGGAGATGGAGACCTGCAAAGTGAATTGGCAGGTAGGTACGGAAAAGGGGAAAAGGTTGAGGCGAGTCTGTCCGAGACGGATTCAACTTGTCAAATTAGAGAAATTGTGGCATTGCATTCAAAAAAAGAAAATTTGGAATATCCGATAAAAAAGATAAATCTTGTTGGTGTTTTTAGTAACAAATGGGGAGTCGAATATCATGTTTTAGATGCATTTCAACAGCTTGGGTATGAAATAAAGACTTTTGATTCCCGTAAAGAAAGTCTTTCAAATGTTATTTATTCATCTGCCGATATAACAATAGTATTACAGGGACACGGTATTCCCCCGGGGGTGATCAAATTCTTCCCAAAACCTACTGTTGTATGGTATGGTGAATTAATTCACCAGCGTTCTGAAATTGCTGACTGGAGGTCAAAAATAAACGCAGAAAACCTTAAACAAAATATATCAGCTTTTGATATGTTCTTTCATCACGACTATAGCGCACTTAATGAAATAAGAGAACTCGGTGGAAAGAATGTATTTTGGGTAAGTACCTCAGGAGTAAATCCTAAAATACATAAAAAGATAGATACCCCTAAAATATATGATATTGGCTTTTCAGGACTTATTTCCCCTCGCAGGCAAGAAATATTGAATTCTCTCCAGAAAGAAGGAATTAACATAGTTTATAAAAGCGTATATGGAGAAGAATTAAATTGTTTTATCAATCAATGTAAGATTTTTCTCAACCTTCACTTTACAGAGTTGTTAAATACAGAGACACGGCTGCATGAAATTCTTGGAACAGGGACTTTTGCACTTACAGAAGAGATTTCAATGCCGGATATGTTTGCAAACGGAAAGCATCTGATTTATTGGAAAGTGCACGATTTTGATGATCTGGTGAAAAAAATTAAATATTATTTAGAAAATGAAGATGAAAGGGAGCATATAGCAAAAGCAGGGTACCAATTAGTCCATCAACATTATAGATATGTGGATAGATGTGAAAAAATATTAAGTATAGTCTCCGGGAATTGGTGCGTTCCAATTTTAAATCTCCAGGAATATGACTCCAGTCTTGGGATTATGTTTGACAAACGGGGACAAGTTACAAATAGTGTTGATAGTTTTCGACAAGCAGTTTTAAAGGAGCTTTTAGAAAAAGATGAATAA
- a CDS encoding glycosyltransferase, whose product MNKNNSEIKKLQTVDHRVPTISLCMMVKNEEKNLSKCLESVKDLADEIIIVDTGSSDRTVEIAKSYGAKIYYFNWCDDFSKARNETLKYATKEWIFSIDADEYIDEENKAKIRVLLQSADYDAYGINIKNFYIAHSPAYDINVLIRLYKNTHGLYYSGVIHNDIEESIRKLKLRVKITDIFIYHTGYLPGELKKKKGRLKILREWHKKEPDSPIINFYLASKYHAMGYESSAIKHFRKVIDSDTPYAHFRLFSYIYIIDAYNGKKDPDNALEWCSKSIKLYPDECMFNVHAAHSYSLKDEYIDAVRELKIALKKCQLVQRRLFYMEMTPQVIYEMLGEVYESAGLKDKAIFYYNKTIETDRNYIVPYLKLSRIYEQQNELEKAMESYKNAISIQPDNPVLYVLFGGLLLKTLNVDEACNCFEKAILLGQKTCEICNKLGFGYMLKGLYDKAIFQLEEALKLNSEFVPALKNLALCYQKVGDENKAVEVFTKVRRLEKR is encoded by the coding sequence ATGAATAAAAACAATAGTGAAATTAAAAAATTACAGACGGTTGATCATAGAGTTCCAACTATTTCATTATGTATGATGGTAAAGAACGAAGAAAAAAACTTGTCGAAATGTCTGGAAAGCGTAAAGGACTTAGCAGATGAAATAATAATAGTGGATACCGGGTCAAGTGATAGAACGGTAGAAATAGCCAAATCATACGGGGCAAAAATATATTATTTTAACTGGTGCGATGATTTTTCAAAAGCACGGAATGAAACATTGAAATATGCAACGAAAGAATGGATATTTAGTATAGATGCGGATGAATATATAGATGAAGAAAATAAGGCTAAAATTAGAGTTTTGCTCCAGAGTGCAGACTATGATGCATATGGGATTAATATCAAGAACTTTTATATAGCACATTCTCCTGCTTATGATATTAATGTGTTAATCCGTCTTTATAAAAATACCCATGGCTTATATTATAGTGGTGTAATTCATAATGACATAGAGGAATCTATACGCAAACTTAAATTAAGAGTAAAAATTACAGATATATTTATATATCATACAGGTTATCTTCCCGGAGAATTGAAAAAGAAAAAAGGTCGTTTGAAAATATTAAGAGAATGGCATAAAAAAGAGCCTGATTCGCCCATTATTAATTTTTATCTTGCTTCAAAATACCACGCAATGGGGTATGAAAGTTCGGCAATAAAACATTTCCGTAAAGTTATTGATTCGGATACGCCGTATGCACATTTTCGATTATTCTCATATATATATATAATAGATGCGTATAATGGGAAAAAAGATCCAGATAATGCGTTGGAATGGTGTAGCAAGTCAATTAAGTTATATCCCGATGAATGTATGTTTAACGTTCATGCGGCTCATTCCTATTCATTAAAGGATGAATATATTGATGCGGTAAGAGAGTTAAAAATTGCACTAAAGAAATGTCAGCTGGTTCAGCGACGATTATTTTATATGGAAATGACACCGCAGGTAATATATGAGATGCTTGGAGAAGTTTATGAGTCAGCAGGATTGAAAGATAAAGCTATATTTTATTATAACAAGACGATAGAAACGGATAGGAATTATATTGTGCCGTATCTTAAATTAAGCAGGATTTATGAGCAGCAAAATGAATTGGAAAAAGCAATGGAATCTTATAAAAACGCAATAAGTATTCAGCCCGATAATCCTGTTTTATATGTTTTATTTGGAGGGCTATTATTAAAAACTCTAAATGTAGATGAAGCATGTAATTGTTTTGAAAAAGCGATTCTACTCGGACAAAAGACTTGTGAAATATGTAATAAACTCGGATTCGGTTATATGTTAAAAGGCTTGTATGATAAAGCAATTTTTCAATTGGAAGAGGCGCTTAAATTGAATTCCGAATTTGTTCCTGCATTAAAAAACCTTGCTCTATGTTATCAGAAAGTCGGGGACGAGAATAAAGCGGTAGAGGTATTTACGAAAGTGAGAAGGCTGGAGAAACGGTGA
- a CDS encoding glycosyltransferase family 4 protein, whose protein sequence is MMGVGIKNTSGKPRIAFIAEPGEFSFLDPIIKNLSVRYETKVFSGNTAEELYDIMQWSDVSWFEWCKPILAYVTQRPKICKVVCRLHSYETYTGTPSMVRWGGVDRLIFVANHIKEKTKRLVPFLEEKVDTVVIPNGVDVDNFAFKDRKPGYNIAFIGDFRPAKNIPLLLQCFKEIVNLNPKYKLHIVGRCNDDYPPALEIKDYFDHIIKLWHLEKNITFYGFIKDINNWLEDKNFIISTSIRESQGMGIMEAMARGIKPIIHYFPGANEIYPEKYLFETPEKFRKLVFSKDYKSIEYKEFIDEHYSSEKQLKTVNKLVEDLIRK, encoded by the coding sequence ATGATGGGTGTAGGCATTAAAAATACTTCCGGGAAACCTCGTATTGCTTTTATTGCTGAACCCGGAGAATTTTCTTTTTTAGATCCAATTATTAAAAATTTATCTGTAAGGTATGAAACAAAAGTGTTTTCCGGGAATACGGCGGAAGAATTGTACGATATTATGCAATGGAGTGATGTTTCCTGGTTTGAATGGTGTAAACCTATTTTGGCTTATGTGACACAGAGACCTAAAATATGTAAGGTTGTTTGCCGGTTGCACAGTTATGAAACGTATACGGGAACGCCTTCAATGGTGAGATGGGGAGGAGTTGATAGGTTGATCTTTGTTGCCAATCATATAAAAGAAAAAACGAAAAGATTAGTGCCTTTTCTTGAAGAAAAAGTCGACACTGTTGTCATTCCTAATGGAGTGGACGTGGATAATTTTGCATTTAAAGATAGAAAACCGGGATATAATATTGCATTTATCGGAGATTTCCGTCCCGCGAAAAACATTCCCTTGTTATTACAGTGTTTTAAGGAAATAGTTAACCTGAACCCAAAATATAAATTACATATTGTCGGACGATGCAATGATGATTATCCTCCTGCACTTGAAATAAAAGATTATTTCGACCATATAATTAAGTTGTGGCATTTGGAAAAGAACATAACTTTTTATGGGTTTATAAAAGATATAAATAACTGGTTAGAAGACAAAAACTTTATTATTTCTACAAGTATCCGAGAAAGCCAGGGAATGGGAATAATGGAAGCTATGGCAAGAGGGATAAAACCTATTATTCACTATTTCCCGGGGGCAAATGAGATTTATCCTGAGAAATATTTATTTGAAACACCTGAAAAATTTAGAAAATTGGTGTTTTCGAAAGATTATAAATCAATAGAATATAAAGAATTTATTGATGAACATTATTCATCAGAGAAGCAATTGAAAACTGTAAATAAACTTGTAGAGGATTTGATAAGAAAATAA
- a CDS encoding tetratricopeptide repeat protein, with the protein MKKQSISLCMIVKDEEKNLPRCLDSFKDLVDEIIVVDTGSSDKTVEIAKSYGAKVYYFKWCDDFSAARNESLKYVTKEWILIIDADEYIDEENRKKIETLLQNPEYDAYAISTRNFFIPYSPAFDVNILIRLFKNIPGICYSGVIHNDLEESMQKLKIKVKIMDIFIYHVGYLSGELKKKEGRLKILKEWYKKDPDSPVVNFYLGSKYHAMGDENSAIKHFHKVISSDVSSPHFRLFTHIYIIDAYNGKKEPDKALEWCSKSIKLYPDECMFNVHAAHSYSIKEEYIDAVKELKIALKKCQLIQHRLFYIKMTPQVIYEMLGEVYESAGLNDKAIFYYNEAIETDKNYVVPYLKLSRIYEQQDELEKAMESYKNAISIQPDNPVLYVLLGELLLKILNVDEACDCFEKAILLGQKDCEICNKLGFGYMLKGLYDKAIFQLEEALKLNPEFVPALKNLALCYQKSGNENKAIEIFTKVKGIEKGKVNRQGDAPAEVDNKL; encoded by the coding sequence ATGAAAAAACAAAGCATATCCCTATGTATGATTGTAAAAGATGAGGAAAAGAATTTACCAAGATGTCTGGATAGTTTTAAGGACTTAGTAGATGAGATAATAGTAGTAGATACCGGTTCAAGTGATAAAACGGTAGAAATAGCCAAATCATACGGGGCAAAAGTATATTATTTTAAGTGGTGCGATGATTTTTCGGCAGCGAGGAATGAGTCATTAAAATATGTTACAAAAGAATGGATACTAATTATAGATGCGGATGAGTATATAGATGAAGAGAATAGAAAAAAAATAGAAACATTGCTGCAGAATCCTGAATATGATGCGTATGCAATTAGTACGAGGAATTTTTTTATCCCCTATTCTCCTGCTTTTGATGTTAACATATTAATAAGGCTTTTTAAAAATATTCCCGGGATTTGTTATAGTGGTGTGATTCACAATGATCTGGAAGAATCTATGCAAAAACTTAAAATTAAAGTAAAAATAATGGATATATTTATATATCATGTGGGTTATCTTTCCGGAGAATTAAAAAAGAAGGAAGGACGTCTAAAAATATTAAAAGAATGGTATAAAAAAGATCCTGATTCCCCTGTTGTTAATTTTTATCTTGGTTCGAAATACCACGCGATGGGGGATGAAAATTCGGCAATAAAGCATTTCCATAAGGTTATTAGTTCTGATGTTTCATCTCCACATTTTCGATTATTCACACATATATATATAATAGATGCGTATAATGGAAAAAAGGAGCCGGATAAGGCATTGGAATGGTGTAGCAAGTCAATTAAGTTGTATCCCGATGAGTGCATGTTTAATGTTCATGCTGCTCACTCTTATTCAATAAAGGAAGAATATATTGATGCGGTAAAAGAGTTAAAAATTGCGTTAAAGAAATGTCAACTCATTCAACATAGATTATTTTATATAAAAATGACGCCGCAGGTAATATATGAGATGCTTGGGGAAGTTTATGAATCAGCAGGATTGAATGATAAAGCTATCTTTTATTATAATGAGGCAATAGAAACGGATAAAAATTATGTTGTGCCGTATCTTAAATTAAGCAGGATTTATGAACAGCAAGATGAATTAGAAAAAGCAATGGAATCTTATAAAAACGCAATAAGTATCCAACCGGATAATCCTGTTTTGTATGTTTTGTTGGGAGAATTATTGTTGAAGATTCTAAATGTAGACGAAGCATGTGATTGTTTTGAAAAGGCGATTCTACTCGGACAAAAGGATTGTGAAATATGTAATAAACTCGGATTCGGTTATATGTTAAAAGGATTGTATGATAAAGCAATTTTTCAATTGGAAGAGGCGCTTAAATTGAATCCCGAATTTGTTCCTGCATTAAAAAATCTTGCTCTATGTTACCAGAAATCCGGAAATGAGAATAAAGCGATAGAAATATTTACAAAAGTTAAGGGAATAGAGAAGGGGAAAGTAAATAGACAAGGGGATGCTCCAGCAGAGGTGGATAACAAACTCTAA